The following coding sequences are from one Humulus lupulus chromosome X, drHumLupu1.1, whole genome shotgun sequence window:
- the LOC133807016 gene encoding serine/threonine-protein kinase STY8-like, translated as MDFAEGVGESSSPPRSFGSFSNYDVRNDVFNRLVVNGHDEAVTNPEFREQLDAHFNRLPASYGLDVNIDRVEDVLLHQKLLALAKDPEKRPVYHIRFLENISRTDGNDIQDFSSILTTPGPSVDGANEVLSHKRTRNHTSDFEPCSKLEDLNLDVGKKNSKDMEEQCAKTMLFRRQDNSNTHIHEVIFSTVDRPKLLSQLSTLLSNIGLNIREAHVFSTTDGFSLDVFVVDGWLVEDTDGLYEAMEKAISKSEGSWSKSSHSHSATEKSLATPSKLGEWEIDRRLLKIGERIASGSCGDLYRGVYFGEDVAVKILRSEHLNGAQEDEFAQEVAILREVHHRNVVRFIGACTKFPNLCIVTEFMPGGSLYDYLHKNHNVLKLPQLLKFAIDVCRGMEYLHQNDIIHRDLKTANLLMDTDNAVKVADFGVARFQSQGGVMTAETGTYRWMAPEVINHQPYDQNADVFSFSIVLWELVTAKIPYESMTPLQAALGVRQGLRPELPSNAHPKLLELMQRCWDGTPCDRPSFSDVRAELENLLIEVQENSEVNGT; from the exons ATGGATTTCGCCGAAGGCGTTGGGGAGAGCTCGTCGCCGCCGAGAAGCTTCGGGAGTTTCAGTAACTACGATGTACGGAACGATGTGTTTAATCGCTTGGTAGTGAACGGCCATGACGAAGCTGTGACCAATCCTGAGTTTCGCGAACAGTTAGATGCTCATTTCAACCGCTTGCCCGCTAG TTATGGACTTGATGTTAACATAGATAGAGTGGAAGATGTTTTGCTACATCAAAAGCTTCTTGCATTGGCTAAAGACCCAGAGAAGCGGCCTGTTTATCATATTCGTTTTTTGGAG AATATTTCTAGAACAGATGGTAATGACATTCAAGACTTTTCAAGTATTCTTACAACACCAGGACCATCAGTTGATGGAGCTAATGAAGTTCTGTCACATAAGAG AACCAGAAACCACACAAGTGACTTTGAACCTTGCTCCAAGCTTGAGGACCTAAATTTGGATGTTGGAAAGAAGAATTCTAAGGACATGGAGGAACAATGTGCAAAGACGATGCTTTTCAGAAg GCAAGATAATTCTAATACTCATATCCATGAAGTCATATTCTCCACTGTTGACAGGCCTAAGCTTCTTAGCCAG CTCTCTACTTTACTTTCTAATATAGGACTCAACATTCGTGAAGCACATGTGTTCTCAACGACTGATGGCTTCTCCTTGGATGTATTTGTGGTGGATGGATGGCTTGTTGAG GATACAGATGGTTTATATGAAGCTATGGAAAAGGCAATTTCCAAAAGCGAG GGATCATGGTCTAAATCTTCGCATTCTCATTCGGCTACAGAGAAATCGTTGGCAACGCCCTCCAAACTTGGAGAATGGGAAATAGATAGAAGATTACTGAAAATAGGGGAGAGAATTGCATCTGGATCTTGTGGAGACTT GTATCGTGGAGTTTATTTTGGTGAAGATGTTGCAGTTAAGATTCTTAGATCTGAGCATTTGAATGGTGCTCAAGAAGATGAGTTTGCCCAGGAAGTTGCAATTCTAAG gGAGGTTCACCATAGAAATGTTGTTCGTTTTATTGGTGCATGCACAAAGTTTCCCAATTTGTGCATAGTGACAG AGTTTATGCCTGGAGGAAGTCTATACGACTATTTGCACAAGAATCATAATGTCCTGAAGCTCCCACAATTGCTGAAGTTTGCAATTGATGTCTGCAGAGGAATGGAGTACCTGCATCAAAATGACATAATCCATCGGGATCTGAAGACAGCTAATTTGCTTATGGACACTGACAAT GCCGTTAAGGTGGCAGATTTTGGTGTTGCTCGATTCCAGAGTCAAGGGGGAGTAATGACAGCAGAAACTGGAACATACAGATGGATGGCACCTGAG GTTATAAACCATCAACCATATGACCAGAATGCTGATGTATTCAGTTTCTCGATTGTACTCTGGGAGCTCGTGACGGCTAAG ATTCCATATGAATCCATGACTCCTTTACAAGCTGCGCTAGGAGTGAGACAG GGTTTGCGCCCGGAACTTCCTAGTAATGCACACCCGAAACTGTTAGAACTAATGCAGAGATGTTGGGATGGAACTCCATGCGATCGTCCTTCCTTCTCTGATGTAAGAGCTGAGCTTGAAAATCTCCTCATAGAAGTTCAG GAAAATTCAGAAGTAAATGGCACTTAA